The Micromonospora sp. WMMD961 genome has a segment encoding these proteins:
- the topA gene encoding type I DNA topoisomerase, whose translation MPSNAGTTRLVIVESPAKAKTISGYLGPGYVVEASFGHVRDLPRNAADVPAKYKGESWARLGVDVDNGFHALYVVSADRKQQISKLVKLAKEVDEIFLATDEDREGEAIAWHLVETLKPKVPVKRMVFHEITKPAIQAAVANPREIDRDLVDAQEARRILDRLYGYEVSPVLWKKVMPKLSAGRVQSVATRIVVERERQRMAFRTAEYWDILATLAVADAGEGPRAFNATLIALNGDRIATGKDFEPTTGRVRAGAGVVHLDEGGARGLAARLEGRPFTVTRVEEKPYRRRPYAPFITSTLQQEAARKLRLSSQQTMRTAQRLYENGYITYMRTDSVNLSETAISAARRQIVELYGERSVPPEPRRYTGKVKNAQEAHEAIRPAGDNFRTPGEVAKELSAEEFKLYELIWRRTIASQMTDAVGSSVSVRIRAVSTSQEEADFGATGKTITDPGFLRAYVESSDDENAEAEDAERRLPTLVKDQPLTADELAAQGHHTQPPSRYTEASLVKALEELGIGRPSTYASIMQTIQDRGYVTKRGQAMIPTFLAFAVIGLMERHYPRLIDYDFTATMENELDEIAGGDHAAVDFLTAFYFGSSNGAGDQDIARSGGLKKLVTENLSDIDARSVNSIPLFTDDDGREVVVRVGRYGPYLQRELPGGEQPAPAAEGEEGGTQGDRAPIPEGLAPDELTPEKVHELFLGGSGERKLGDDPATGEPIVLKSGRFGPYVSSGERKSSLLRTQTPDSLTLEEALKLLSLPRLIGVAPDGVEVFANNGRYGPYVKRGEEFRSLESEDQMFTVGLDEALALLAAPKTRGRRAAAPPLREMGVDPATEKPLVIKDGRFGPYVTDGEFNASLRRGQTPEALTIEEASEMLAEKRAKGPAPRKKAAAKKAPAKKATAAKKTAAATKSTAAEKTTTAKATTAKKAAPRKAASNTE comes from the coding sequence GTGCCTAGCAATGCTGGAACCACCCGTCTGGTCATCGTCGAGTCACCGGCGAAGGCCAAGACGATCTCGGGCTACCTTGGCCCGGGGTACGTCGTGGAGGCCAGCTTCGGTCACGTCCGCGACCTGCCGCGCAACGCCGCCGACGTGCCGGCCAAGTACAAGGGCGAGTCCTGGGCCCGGCTCGGGGTGGACGTGGACAACGGCTTCCACGCGCTCTACGTCGTCTCCGCCGACCGCAAGCAGCAGATCAGCAAGCTGGTGAAGCTGGCCAAGGAGGTCGACGAGATCTTCCTGGCGACGGATGAGGACCGCGAGGGCGAGGCGATCGCCTGGCACCTGGTGGAGACGCTCAAGCCCAAGGTCCCGGTCAAGCGGATGGTCTTCCACGAGATCACCAAGCCGGCGATCCAGGCGGCGGTGGCCAACCCCCGGGAGATCGACCGCGACCTGGTCGACGCCCAGGAGGCACGACGGATCCTCGACCGGCTCTACGGCTACGAGGTTTCGCCGGTGCTCTGGAAGAAGGTCATGCCGAAGCTCTCGGCCGGCCGGGTGCAGTCCGTGGCGACCCGCATCGTGGTCGAGCGGGAGCGGCAGCGGATGGCGTTCCGCACCGCCGAATACTGGGACATCCTGGCCACCCTTGCCGTGGCCGACGCCGGTGAGGGCCCGCGCGCCTTCAACGCCACACTGATCGCGTTGAACGGCGACCGGATCGCCACCGGTAAGGACTTCGAGCCGACGACGGGTCGCGTCCGGGCCGGTGCCGGAGTCGTCCACCTCGACGAGGGCGGCGCCCGTGGGCTGGCGGCCCGACTGGAGGGGCGGCCGTTCACCGTCACCCGGGTCGAGGAGAAGCCCTACCGTCGCCGCCCGTACGCGCCGTTCATCACCTCCACCCTCCAGCAGGAGGCCGCCCGCAAGCTGCGCCTGTCGTCACAGCAGACGATGCGTACCGCCCAGCGGCTGTACGAGAACGGCTACATCACCTATATGCGTACCGACTCGGTGAACCTGTCGGAGACCGCCATCTCGGCGGCCCGCCGGCAGATCGTCGAGCTGTACGGCGAGCGCAGCGTGCCGCCGGAGCCGCGTCGCTACACCGGCAAGGTGAAGAACGCGCAGGAGGCGCACGAGGCGATCCGCCCGGCGGGGGACAACTTCCGCACCCCGGGCGAGGTCGCCAAGGAGTTGTCGGCCGAGGAGTTCAAGCTCTACGAGCTGATCTGGCGGCGGACCATCGCCTCGCAGATGACCGACGCGGTCGGTTCCAGTGTCTCGGTGCGCATCCGGGCGGTCTCCACCTCGCAGGAGGAAGCCGACTTCGGGGCGACCGGTAAGACGATCACGGACCCGGGCTTCCTGCGCGCGTACGTCGAGTCCAGCGACGACGAGAACGCCGAGGCCGAGGACGCCGAGCGTCGCCTGCCCACCCTGGTCAAGGACCAGCCGCTGACCGCCGACGAGCTGGCCGCGCAGGGTCACCACACCCAGCCGCCGTCGCGCTACACGGAAGCGTCGCTGGTCAAGGCCCTGGAGGAGTTGGGCATCGGCCGCCCGTCCACCTACGCGTCGATCATGCAGACGATCCAGGACCGGGGGTACGTCACCAAGCGCGGTCAGGCGATGATCCCGACCTTCCTGGCCTTCGCGGTGATCGGGTTGATGGAGCGGCACTACCCCCGCCTCATCGACTACGACTTCACCGCCACGATGGAGAACGAGCTGGACGAGATCGCCGGCGGTGACCACGCCGCTGTCGACTTCCTCACCGCGTTCTACTTCGGCAGCTCCAACGGTGCCGGTGACCAGGACATCGCCCGTTCCGGTGGGCTCAAGAAGCTGGTCACCGAGAACCTCAGCGACATCGACGCCCGCAGCGTCAACTCCATCCCGCTCTTCACCGACGACGACGGCCGCGAGGTCGTCGTCCGGGTCGGCCGGTACGGGCCGTACCTGCAACGGGAGCTGCCCGGCGGCGAGCAGCCGGCACCCGCTGCCGAGGGCGAGGAGGGTGGCACCCAGGGCGACCGGGCGCCGATCCCCGAGGGCCTCGCCCCGGACGAGCTGACCCCGGAAAAGGTGCACGAGCTGTTCCTCGGCGGCAGCGGCGAGCGCAAGCTCGGCGACGACCCGGCCACCGGCGAGCCGATCGTGCTCAAGTCCGGCCGGTTCGGCCCGTACGTCTCCAGCGGCGAGCGGAAGTCGTCGCTGCTGCGTACGCAGACACCTGACTCGCTGACCCTGGAGGAGGCGCTCAAGCTGCTCAGCCTTCCCCGGTTGATCGGTGTCGCCCCGGACGGCGTCGAGGTCTTCGCCAACAACGGTCGCTACGGCCCGTACGTCAAGCGGGGCGAGGAGTTCCGTTCGCTGGAGTCCGAGGACCAGATGTTCACCGTCGGCCTGGACGAGGCGCTGGCCCTGCTGGCCGCCCCGAAGACCCGTGGCCGGCGTGCCGCCGCGCCGCCGTTGCGTGAGATGGGTGTCGACCCGGCGACCGAGAAGCCGCTGGTGATCAAGGATGGTCGCTTTGGCCCGTACGTCACCGACGGGGAGTTCAACGCGTCGCTGCGGCGTGGGCAGACCCCGGAGGCGCTGACCATCGAGGAAGCCTCCGAGATGCTCGCCGAGAAGCGGGCCAAGGGTCCGGCGCCACGGAAGAAGGCGGCGGCGAAGAAGGCCCCGGCCAAGAAGGCCACCGCGGCGAAGAAGACGGCTGCGGCCACAAAGTCCACGGCCGCAGAGAAGACGACGACGGCCAAGGCGACGACGGCCAAGAAGGCCGCCCCCCGCAAGGCCGCGTCGAACACGGAGTAG
- a CDS encoding DUF559 domain-containing protein has protein sequence MSLRGTSSTAAYGRRLPSDDADELTWLLFHQDDVLSLDQARRHLSAKAIRHRLAAGMWRQVHRAVFVAHNGPVGPDQFRWAAVLAAGPQALLGGLTAAQAGGLRGFPGRPIHVLLPASCRRGSMPPGVLVHRTTTLTDRDVLAVGQPRRTMPARSIVDAAQWAGDDQQARAVVAAAFQQRLVAADDLHRIVEALPRVRRRQLILATAADAAGGAHSLAELDFAGLVRRAGLPEPARQKIRYDSTGRRRYLDAYFEQWRVHVEIDGGQHVDPRAWWADMRRQNDLWMVGDRILRFPAWVIRAHPDEVLRQILGALRAAGWSG, from the coding sequence ATGAGTCTTCGGGGGACGTCGTCGACGGCCGCCTACGGTCGCCGGCTGCCGAGCGATGACGCGGACGAGCTGACCTGGCTGCTCTTCCACCAAGATGACGTGCTGAGCCTCGACCAGGCGCGGCGGCACCTGTCAGCAAAGGCCATCCGACATCGCCTGGCGGCCGGGATGTGGCGACAGGTTCACCGGGCCGTGTTCGTCGCCCACAACGGGCCGGTCGGCCCCGACCAGTTCCGGTGGGCGGCCGTCCTCGCCGCAGGGCCGCAGGCGCTCCTCGGTGGCCTGACCGCAGCGCAGGCCGGAGGTCTACGGGGGTTCCCCGGTCGCCCGATCCACGTGCTGCTCCCCGCCTCCTGCCGGCGTGGCTCGATGCCGCCAGGTGTGTTGGTGCACCGGACCACGACATTGACAGATCGAGACGTGCTGGCCGTCGGGCAGCCTCGACGGACCATGCCGGCTCGTTCGATCGTGGACGCCGCCCAGTGGGCCGGCGATGACCAGCAGGCCCGGGCGGTCGTCGCCGCAGCATTCCAGCAACGGCTCGTGGCCGCCGACGACCTGCACCGGATCGTCGAGGCGTTGCCCCGGGTCCGCCGTCGTCAACTGATCCTGGCCACGGCTGCGGACGCCGCCGGAGGTGCGCACTCCTTGGCGGAACTGGACTTCGCCGGCCTGGTCCGTCGCGCGGGCCTACCGGAGCCGGCGCGGCAGAAGATCCGTTACGACTCGACCGGGCGACGGCGCTACCTGGACGCCTACTTCGAGCAGTGGAGAGTGCACGTCGAGATCGACGGCGGGCAGCACGTCGATCCGCGCGCATGGTGGGCGGACATGCGTCGCCAGAACGATCTGTGGATGGTCGGCGACCGCATACTCCGGTTCCCGGCCTGGGTGATCCGCGCTCACCCGGACGAGGTTCTCCGTCAAATCCTGGGGGCGCTGCGTGCGGCCGGATGGAGCGGCTGA